The sequence AGTCGAGCACGACGCGCGCGTTTCGCTCGATGCGGGCGCCCATCTCCGCGATGATACTCGTCACCCCTTCTTCGATGCAGGTCGCGTTCCCACCGCGTCCCGCACGAGCTCGACCGCGTTCACGTGGCCGGCGGCGGCGAGGCGCTTCTCGAGCTCGCGGACGCCGCGCGCCACCCTCGTTCGACCTCCCGCCGAGAGAGAGCGATACCCGTCGAGCAAGGTGTCAGGTGCGTCCTCGGCGAGGACTGCGACGAGGACGGCCGCCTGATCGAGGTCCTTTCGTCCCTTGTCGCTGGTCTCGTGCCGAAGCTGAGAGATCATCGTCTTGTGCCACGCCAGGCGTTCGGGGCGTGGCACTCTCACCGGCACGACGGCGTGCTTGCCGAGCACGACCGATGGAATGGAGTCTTCGAGGAGGTACCGCAGGTGAGGGAGCCCCATCGCGTGCGCGCCGAGCTCCCACACCGGAAGGGGTTTCGCCTCGCCACCGGAGGCCGGTGTGAGGAGGTCGACCCGCAGGCGCGTCTTGCCTCGCAGCCGGGGTGGGATCGCGAACGAGGTGACGGGGCCCTTCCGATCGAGCGACGGGATCGGCCGCAGCGGGACACGCGACGAGCGCAGGAGCTCCTCGAACGGCGGCGCCGCCGCGCCGTCGATGTTCAGCCGGTCGAGGCGCGCGATGTCGATGTCTTCGGTCTTGAGCTCGGCGCTCTTCACGCCGAGATCGTTGAGGAGCGCACCATAGGAATGCGAGCCGATGAGGATCGCGCCCGCGCGGAACAACCCTGCGTTCGCGAGGACGACGAGGACGGCCTGCGTCCGCAGGTCCGTCTGGATGTATCCCACCGTCGTGAGCAGGCGCGTCGTCTCCGCGAGCGCGTTCGCATCGGCGATGCGATCGCGGACCTCCTCGGCGCGGCGCTCCGCGTCCTCGTCGCCGACGGGTCCGATGTACTCGGCCGCCTTCGCGCCCTCCGCGTCGTAGAATTGTCGATACCAGTAGCGGCCGCCGCCGTCGATGCGCCTCGATACCGAGCCAGGCGTCCCGAGGAGCAACGTCTCCTGCTCCTGCGCTCGTTGCTTGAGCTCGGAGTACGTCGTCTGCAGCCCGGTCGGGAAACGCGTGAAGAGAGGTCGCGTCACGGTGTTGTTCTCTAGAATTGAAACTTAGAGAACAACAACGATCGGCGCTAGAGCGCGTCCGGAGAGACGATCCGTCCCGCGATCGCGCTGGCGGCGACGACGAGGGGGCTCGCGAGGTAGACCTTGCCGGGGCCGCTACGGCCCGGGAAATTGCGGTTGATCGCGCTGACGGTGACCTGCTCGGGGGAGTCGCTGACGCCGGGGCCGGCCTTGATGCAGGCGCCGCACGACGGGTCGACGAGCTCCGCGCCCGCCTTCGCGAAGACCTCGAGGTAGCCCTTCGACTCGGCGTAGCGACGGATGTCCTGCGAGCCGAACTGGATGTAGAGGTGGACGCCGTCGGCGACCTTCTTCCCCTGCTCCACCGCCTGGCGCAGGATCTCGGCGTACATGTCCATGTCCGCCTTCTTGCCGCCGGTGCACGAGCCGCCGTAGGCGATGTCGATCTTCGTGCCGGGGAGCTGGGTGAGCGGGATGCCGTTGCGCGGATCGCCCGGCGTCGCGACCATCGGCACGAGGCTCGAGAGGTCGACCTCGAAGGTCGCGAGGTACTCGGCGCCCTCGTCCGCCTTCACGATGTGCTTCCGCACCTCGTCGCGATCGAGGCCGCGCTGCTTCGCGAGGTACTCCACGACGACCTCGTCCGCCTCGATGATGCCGGTGAAGCCGCCCGCCTCGACCGCCATGTTCGTGAGGGTCGCGCGCTCGTCGAGCGGCATCGCGCGGACGCCGTCGCCCGCGAACTCGAGCACCTTGCCGATCCCCTGCCCCGTCTTGAAGAAGGGCTGCGAGAGGATGTGGAGCATCACGTCCTTGGCGCACACGCCGTGCGGGAGGATGCCGGTGAGCACGAAGCGCGCGGTCTCCGGCACGGTGACGCGGACGTCCTTCGTGTACCAGGCGTTCGCCATGTCCGTGCTGCCGACGCCGAACGCGAAGCAGCCGAGCGCGCCCGCCATGCACGTGTGGGAGTCGGTGCCGGCGACGAGCTGCCCCGGCAGCGCGATCTCCTCGATGACCTTGTTGTGGCAGATGGCCTCGGAGCCGACGAGCTTCCCGTCGCGGTGGACCTCGCCGTAGAGCTTCACGCCGTGCTTCCTCGTGAACTTCTCTTGCACCGTCGCGAGCTCCTCGGCCTGCTCCTTGAGCCCCATCTCGCGATGCGCGCGCGGCATCACGAGATCGAGGAACGTGAGGTGATCGCGGAACGCCCACACGCTCTTGGGATCGGTGACCTGCGCGGTCTCCCCCATCTCCGCGACGAAGAGCGACTCCGCCATCGGCGTGACGTACTCGTGGCTGAAGCGGACGTCGGTGCGGGCGAAGAACGCGTCGCCCGGCTTCACCGCGGGGACGCCGAGCGCGCCCGACTTCGCGTCGGTGATGACGTGCGCGGCGAGGATCTTCTCGCAGAGCGTCATCGGACGCGCCGGCGTCGCGACCGCGGGCGGCGTCGTCTCGCCGGCGAGGCGCGCGCGGTTGTACGCGAAGAGGCCGCCGTGCTCGACGATCGCGGCGCTGATCGGATCGAGGCCCTTCGTGAACTCGCTCATCGGGATCGCCTCGCCGCGCTGGACGCGCTCGAGGAGCCCGAAGTCCGTCG is a genomic window of Labilithrix sp. containing:
- a CDS encoding 3-isopropylmalate dehydratase, with protein sequence MSSAKTVQIKGRILYVTEDPSLLERQLGGEDVTYDPAKNEPPLVGNISTDELTPGWVCYYYDETLARFCLVGLRGGKVGKDAIKDGKFGVIVSGISKGCGSSRETAPYSELKAGVQLVIAKSIEKIYRQNAQNIGLLTSTDFGLLERVQRGEAIPMSEFTKGLDPISAAIVEHGGLFAYNRARLAGETTPPAVATPARPMTLCEKILAAHVITDAKSGALGVPAVKPGDAFFARTDVRFSHEYVTPMAESLFVAEMGETAQVTDPKSVWAFRDHLTFLDLVMPRAHREMGLKEQAEELATVQEKFTRKHGVKLYGEVHRDGKLVGSEAICHNKVIEEIALPGQLVAGTDSHTCMAGALGCFAFGVGSTDMANAWYTKDVRVTVPETARFVLTGILPHGVCAKDVMLHILSQPFFKTGQGIGKVLEFAGDGVRAMPLDERATLTNMAVEAGGFTGIIEADEVVVEYLAKQRGLDRDEVRKHIVKADEGAEYLATFEVDLSSLVPMVATPGDPRNGIPLTQLPGTKIDIAYGGSCTGGKKADMDMYAEILRQAVEQGKKVADGVHLYIQFGSQDIRRYAESKGYLEVFAKAGAELVDPSCGACIKAGPGVSDSPEQVTVSAINRNFPGRSGPGKVYLASPLVVAASAIAGRIVSPDAL